The Lactuca sativa cultivar Salinas chromosome 2, Lsat_Salinas_v11, whole genome shotgun sequence genome includes a window with the following:
- the LOC111906464 gene encoding linamarin synthase 2, translating to MSCRNKPHAVLVPFPAQGHLNPFMKLAKLLHFNGFHITFVNTEFNHHRLIRSKQPESVQGLPNFRFKTIPDGMPLSDPDATQDIPMLCDMIRKTCLVPFKELLQKLKSSTGDPPVSCVVGDGLMTFAIKAAKDFGIPEVQFWTASACAFMGYLQYREFIKRGIVPFKDDNYLTDGTLEKPIDWIPGMSNIRYKDIPSFIRTTDPDDIMMAFAGEETQNNLNASAIIFNTFDALEHKVLEAIAPKFNYHNMFTLGPLHLLAKYVPDDSPVHSLNSSLWKPDSSCLQWLDQKKERSVIYVNYGSLTTMTDQHLIEFAWGLADSKQSFLWVVRPDVTMGDSAILPEEFLKETKDRGLMVSWCEQDQVLAHPSIGGFLTHCGWNSTTESISEGVPLICWPFFADQQTNCRYSCIEWGIGMEINHDVKRNEVEVLVNEMLLGNNGKEMRRKANEWKTKAKEANDIGGSSYNNFHRFIKEALLSGEVSHV from the exons ATGAGTTGCAGAAACAAACCGCATGCAGTTCTAGTGCCATTCCCAGCACAAGGCCATCTGAACCCTTTTATGAAGCTCGCGAAGCTTCTCCACTTTAATGGCTTCCACATCACCTTCGTCAACACCGAATTCAACCACCACCGTCTCATCCGCTCCAAACAACCGGAGTCCGTCCAAGGTTTGCCGAATTTCCGGTTCAAGACCATACCCGACGGTATGCCTCTTTCAGATCCAGACGCCACTCAAGACATACCGATGCTTTGTGACATGATCAGAAAGACATGTTTGGTTCCGTTCAAAGAGTTGTTGCAGAAGTTGAAATCGTCGACCGGAGACCCACCGGTCAGCTGCGTCGTCGGAGATGGCTTGATGACCTTTGCGATAAAAGCTGCTAAGGATTTTGGAATACCGGAGGTTCAGTTCTGGACGGCTTCGGCGTGTGCTTTCATGGGTTATCTGCAATATCGAGAGTTCATCAAAAGAGGAATTGTTCCTTTTAAAG ATGATAACTACCTAACGGATGGAACGCTGGAAAAACCAATCGATTGGATCCCGGGAATGAGCAATATTCGTTATAAAGATATTCCAAGTTTCATTAGAACAACAGATCCCGATGATATCATGATGGCTTTCGCGGGCGAGGAGACCCAAAATAACTTGAATGCTTCCGCAATTATCTTCAATACTTTCGATGCATTAGAGCACAAGGTATTAGAAGCCATTGCACCCAAATTCAATTACCACAACATGTTCACACTCGGCCCTCTTCACTTACTCGCCAAATACGTTCCAGATGATAGTCCAGTACACTCGCTGAATTCGAGTTTATGGAAACCAGATTCCTCATGTTTGCAATGGCTAGACCAGAAGAAGGAAAGGTCTGTTATCTATGTCAATTATGGAAGTTTGACTACTATGACAGACCAACATCTGATTGAGTTTGCATGGGGTTTAGCAGATAGCAAGCAATCGTTCTTATGGGTGGTTCGACCAGATGTGACAATGGGGGATTCAGCGATTTTGCCTGAAGAATTCTTGAAGGAGACGAAGGATAGAGGACTCATGGTGAGTTGGTGCGAACAAGATCAGGTTCTGGCCCACCCATCGATTGGTGGGTTTTTAACACACTGTGGGTGGAATTCTACGACCGAGAGCATATCGGAAGGTGTTCCGTTGATCTGTTGGCCTTTCTTCGCAGATCAACAAACAAATTGTCGATATTCTTGCATTGAATGGGGGATTGGGATGGAGATTAATCACGATGTGAAGCGAAATGAAGTTGAAGTTCTTGTTAATGAAATGCTTCTGGGAAATAATGGAAAGGAAATGAGAAGAAAGGCCAATGAATGGAAAACAAAAGCAAAAGAAGCGAATGATATTGGTGGTTCATCATATAATAACTTCCATCGGTTTATCAAAGAGGCTCTTCTTTCGGGAGAAGTTTCCCACGTTTAA